The Drosophila innubila isolate TH190305 chromosome 2R unlocalized genomic scaffold, UK_Dinn_1.0 1_C_2R, whole genome shotgun sequence DNA window AGGCTTACATTGTGTGCACCGATGATGCGCCCAATGCAATACTCAAGCGATATGCCAGCGACTTGTCCACCATCGCCTACTGTTCCACTGTGACCTTTGACAGCGCACCGCCAGCTGGTTGCGCCATTCTCACAGTGTCCGGTCAGTGTGAGGTGCATCTGCTGCTCAAGGGACTCATCGAGGCAGACAAGGAGATTGCCAAGCTGCACAAGAAACGCGATCAACTGGAACAGAGTGTCAGCAAGCTAACCCAAGCCAAGCAAGCATCCGATTATGCCACCAAGGTGCCAGCCGAGGTGCAAACAGCCAATGAGACAAAACTCACGGAATCCCGTACGGAAATCGAACGCATTACTGCGGCTATTGAGACCCTGAAACTAATGTGAACCCAGAAGAGTCCTTAAGCTGGACAGAATCTACATCATTATCTTGATATTGTCTAAAGTGCTTGACTAAAGTCgctacaagaaaaaaaaaacaatggatAAACAAgctaaaatgcattttgctttaaagttttaagttgaaaacaatagctacaatttataaaatatgtgctaatttattaaatattacgGATGAACTTATTAAAATGCCTATGAATGAAACGGAAactgaaaaattattataaaactgcTCAAAGATTATATATCGATTCaaaaaacatatacaaaaaacacaagtagtttatggaatttatttttttttatttatttatttatgttaatctGTTAATTATGAAAAAGAAACTTGGGggaaagaaattgaaaatgaagatATTCAACACCTCAAGACCATGGTGCGGTTTCATGAATTCTACAGCGCCTGGGCGATAGTAGAATGTTCCACCGCAACCTTAGCTAGACTCTGCAGAGCCAATCAGGCTCTACAAAGTCCATTGACCAGCCGGCACCCGCGTGGAGGGTTCAGTCTGAGGATTTTTGCCAGCCAACCCAATTAACCCAAAAGAATCGCAAAATCaaaccataaaaatattaattttaaatcaccCAAGTCACGGACTTATATGTTTTTCACCAATTCTAAAGGAATTTTAAAGAAACatagtaattatttaaatataaaatcaaaaaaattataacataaCACCacttaacttatttaaatataaatatgtgtgtttCGGCATTGgtgtaatatttttagctACTTTTGTGCTGTTCTGATTTCTCATAATTTTAGAAACAGTCAAAATTGGATTATATTTTTGGAAGGTAACcaagttgttttaaaattcttaaaacataaaatggaATTCAGAACAGACTGTTAAGTGATATAGACTTAGTTTTGAAtgttgaaatgttcttaaacaTATTCTAAGagtttaaacttaaaaaaaaagaggtaGTCTACCATAGTTACCTGGCGAACATTCAGTTATTCCCGACTTCAACATGCATAGCTCGTTGGCCTACAATTAAatcacattattattatctataaaagtaaaatatagtAACTGTTATTACCTCCATGGGTGCTCCTCCAGTGTCTctcaaaaatgttgaaagaAGCAGCAAAACGATTAGGGAATTCATTTTTCTCAAATTAAATAGGGTATACATAGTTCTCCTCATTTAGTAGATACCAGAAatctgtatttaaaattatgtacCACACTACAAATGGCTATAGACAGTCCTCTGCACAATGTGGGAGAAGAACTGCGGAAACTCTGCTGACTTCTGTTCATTTTATACCATTTTAAGGTTTGGCTAACACATACAGGGTGCTCATAGGTTTGAGTATAATAGACATTGTGGTTGGAATGTAACCACAGTGGGTGAACACCCCGTTTTCCTTAATGCTCTTAATGCGACACTTGCGccatatttcaaataatttgtggTAAATACTCCAACAAACAGAAAAGAGAGTGGCCTGGCTCAAGATTCAAGCAAACATGCGTGCATTATGAACATATGTTccattttataacattttctgCGGCCTTTTTGATTAAAGCTCATGCTTTCCGAACTATTAATAGATTTCTTTATGTGTTTTACAATTAGAATAGATAGTAAACAGAGTTGTACATAATTAAAGCACACAATTGTGGTGTCTGTTTCAGAATATtgcaattttacttttaatataggctttttgtaaatataactAACTTCAAAcgttcataaatttattaaaactggactgattttcaagcggaatgttatTTGAATCATGGtttgactttttaattaattgcaaccATATTTCTGCAAAAAAGATGTggtaacaaaaattgaaattttctaatttaatataattttaaagcagaaacaaataattattgaactAAAATTACTTTGCTCATCGAAATTAGTTAAGATTTGAAAAGTGCAATGTAATGTTAATGTTTCCCTCGTTGCACAATCTTTTTATTATCCATCGTTTAACCATCCgatgaaaactaaaaatgtttttaatttttaagttttatttttttttaaataaatatactgcAAAATACAACTTATTTAGATCTTAACAGTATAGATGGATTGAACATTTTGCATGGACTACCAGGTCAGTCGTGTGGCATGGTCCGTCTTCCGTTTGGACATTTTAATGTAGCCGAGAAACTGAAGTTCGGCCACGGCGCGGGTGAAGCGTGCTCTGTATTTaaggaaaaattaaatggaGAATATGAAGAAAATACTTTCAAGCAAATAAGATTTTAGTACTCACTGAACTTGCGGATCGATCTGTTCTTGGGTTGGCTCCAACTCGTTCTGCTCCTCACCAGCACGCAGGACGGAGCGGAATGCCTGCAGCCAATCGAAGAGGTTTATCATGCGTCCGCACTCCAAATGTAATTTGTAGACCACCGATAGGTCGGGCATGGTGCTGACCAGCTGTGATTGCTCCTGCAACTCACAGCACTTGCACTGCATGTAGAAATGAGGATTGTTGAGTGCCGTGTGGAGAGCAGCACGAGGAGCGCCAATGATGTTGCGGCGCACCGTTGAAATGTCGCTAAATACGAAGAGTTCGTGAAGTGGAGGTGCATTCTGTAGCGGACGCAGATGGGCCAGCACCAGATGCGACTCAATATGGGTCAAAATCTTATTTAAAGCGCGTGCATACTCCGAGATTGTCTGCTGTTTGTCCTGTTTACTgcgttgcagcagctgctccttCAGTTGCTGCCGTGAAGCAACCTGCTTGAGATCGGCCAAAGGGCGGGCCTCTGTCGAAGATGTGGAATCACTGGCTTGTGGTTGCTGTTCCATAGTAGCCAGCTCGACATCGTTGAGCAATGTCTTGAGAGACTGCAACTCTTTGTGCATTACTTCAGCACAGGCTTCACCCAATTCTAGTGGAGCGATCTGCTCGCTAAGAAACTGTTCAGTCCTGGCAATGGCCTTGGACACCTTGGCACTGAACTCATCCTTGGACATGAAGCTAAGCATCTGAAAACATTCCTTATACTCGGGCTGCTGTGTAATCGgtttgtttaaacaattcaCATAAAGTTCGCGACGCAGCTTGCCCAGCGGACAACGTGGAAGATCGCCAACCAGCTCCGTGAAGAACTCGAGGCAGCTGCGAAAGAGCATAAAGTGGAGCAGGCAATCGCGCAACAGCTGTGGCAGCTTCTTCTTCAAGTAATCATCGTCGGTCAGCACGGCTATAATGCGTTTACAATCGTTTATCTGCTCCACATATGGCCGGAACGAGGGCAGACGTCTGATGGTCTCCATGTCGTCGTGTGTCAACTGTTTGATGCGACCCAAGGCCTGGTTGTAGTTCGTGCACAGCGCAAAGGCATTGCCGGCAAAATAGTGTTCCATTAGGCAGTACTTAAATCCTTGGATGAAGCCATGTATGGAGAAGTCGTAGTACAGAAAGATGTGCGTCAGAAACTTGAATGCCTTGCCGGACAAATGGAAAGCATACTTGGGCGAGAGCAGTACTTTATCCAGCAGCTAAGACAATGATAAATAATGaggattattaaataaatcttagGATTACTATTGGGTACCACGTACTTCGTTAAGTCCTGTGGGCGCTGGTTGGGTCTGGAACACACGCAGCTTGATCTTGCTGCTGACATGGTAGGGCAATGTGCTGTGAACCGCTGTCATGGCGGTCGCCACGCCAAGAACCAGCACAAAGGGCAAGCGACCGCATTGAGCGCtgagtataagtataaaatcCTGCAGGACGCTGGCATTGAAGCACTCAAAATCGGGCAGAATTACGACGAGGGCACGTTGCTTGCCAGCTGCACCGAAATTGTTGGCATACCAGGAGTTCAGCTGCTTCATCGTGCACTGACTACGACGCAGACGTTTGCGATCGCGAGCACCTTCATCCTCCACATCCTCGTCATCTGATGGAGTTGTTGTCGTAGCTGTCGACTGGGCTTCCATTAAATTGTACACCATGGACTCGACAGCTGCTTTCAAAGTGCCACAATCACGAGATTGCAAGACGCAGACGCAAGCAGCCTGCAACGCATGCAAGCGTTGAGTCAGCGTCtcaaattgctttaaatgaTCTGGCTGATTGATTCCCGTCAACAGCGCAGCTGTGGGCAAAATTTCCGTTTTGCATCCTTCCGCTCCCCCACTCGCTCCCTCTCCGGTTACAAACTCCACCAGTTGCTGCAGTGTGCGTGCATTGCTTTCCGTCTGCAGCTCCACAATGTGACTGTGTAGTTGACTCCAGCATTCTGTGTAGGCCACATAGAACGGCTGTGAAGTGACTTCCTTGCCAAGCAGACTGCTAGTTGCCGCTGTATTTTGGCCAGAACGTTTCCGTTTAGTCGGCGTTTTTTTATTAGCGCGAGTGGCGCCATTCTTATATACAAAACATCCCtaaacacaatttaaaatgcttttaaatttcaatttcgataCAAAGCTTGTCCGCTTACCTTTGAGACGGATATGGTTGGATCCATGACTATCACTTAACTAAGCACTCAACTGTTTATGTGGCTTTATCGAGtttcaaattattgtttatgtCAGCTTTGTGCCAATTAAAGTTTGTtcgcagcaacaacgacaaataacaaaaaacgaaaacagcTGCTGCGCGCCAAAAACTAGCTCGCGTGAAGTTGGCTGCACAAAAAAGTGCTGCCCATCTTTTATCaacacataattttatttaattaatggcgccaattacaaaatatacattaacatatatttttgagcGCAAGTCACTGATCCAGCGTATCATTGAAAGCCAGTGTAAAGCTTCCTTTTCTCATATGTTTGTCAATTacgaaaatatttgttttattcttGTTCTCGTCGCATTTGTCGGTCCATTTTGGTGCCAACTGAAACGTGAAAATGTACATAAGCAgaaagtcgaaaaataatataagtgcAGCCAAAAGGTAATCATTATCCCGAATTTCAGCGAATCGCCCGCCATTGATTATTTGTGCATGATACATAACGAACTgttgaataaagaaaataccGTTGTTTTAACTATTAAACTCATCATTTGCATACATACCAACAAAATGCTCAACACGATGAAAGCGCGATACACAAAAAACGAATATGGCACATTTGCGACAATGTAAAGCATAAGAAAGTACATGCCTCCAATTAAGGATACGATTCCAACTATAACAAGTACCACAATATCGAGCGTCAAATcatgctttaaataaaaagatttaattggaatttttaaaactaatttttaggTAATTACCGGTAAAAAGGAcccaaatataataaatattacgaGTACAATGGCCCATATTAGAAAGCTTACTAAGAAATGATACTTGTAATGACGTACAACAAGCGTTGTAACTCCCACGACCACACACTCGAACTGCAAGAATTAACTTatgaaaatggaataaataataaattttacctTACTATTAGAAAGGTCATTATCCAATTTACAGGCGTGAAGAATCGCAAATCTtcgaagaaaataaacaagagAATGAGCAGTAAACTGAGCGTAAAGAATACTATTCCAATCCAATAGTTTTtggtaaaataattatttgtttcatCCCTGCCaaagagaaaatatatataataaaaataatgacattaaattaaaataacttacACTAAATGAAAGAGATACCATTGTAGAATAGCCAGAAATAGAAATACTCCTGTTACTGTGTATGCAAAACATGCAAACCTTTGGCGCTCAAGTCTGTAGTAATAAGGACGGTCCTCTTCATCTGCCATGGCAAgtgttgaaaaatgtttgtgaattttaaatgttaaatgtattttgttaGTGTGACAACTTTTGGAATgagttttgaatttcaaattgcaGTGCTGCCCATTAATTCAGTGTTGCTAAGTGATTGTGTGTTATGTTATGCAGTACAAAGCTTGTGCAGCACTGGTCACATTTCGCGCATTTAATACCAATGTCTTTACAAGttgtatttgtttacaatAATAAGACGTAATGGGCGACGATCTCGATATTTATAATGATTTGGACGACTTCCAGGAATCTGAAGAGCAGGTTGGTGCAACAGCGTATTAATGCTCAACAGAATCTAACTTGAATTATCAACAGAAATCCAAAGTGCTGCAGGCCTGGGAAACAAAATTTGCTGATGCACAGGTggaaattaacaattatctGGCGTTAATCAAAGCGcttgaaaagaaaatcaaaaccatggaagttaattttcaaaacCTGCTCGACACGGCAAAGGCTGAAATCAAGCGCAAGGATACATTAATAACACAGCTGCGCAAGGAGTAAGTTCTGTTACAGCACACTTCTCTTTTGTCGAACAGAATCCAACAGATAGATATTGATGTTTTAATCTTTACAGGAAGGATGATATTTGCTTTAGACGGAAAAGACCCAACAACTTTGCGCAAGTGTCCAATCCATCTGTCTCCAATCCATCTGTATCCAATTCATCCGTGTCCAATCCATCCGTGACTAATCCATTCAAACAAACTCAGCGACAAGAACCTAAACGGTTTAAACTGGAGGAGACTGTGGGAGCCTCTGATGTGGTATACAGTAGCAACAAGTGGGATAAGGAGCTTCAAGATGATAAGAAAAAGACACAGGAAACTGTACAGGAGAAAAAAACTGACCACAAACGTGGCGAGCAGTTTAACTCTGAAGCCAAATCTTCGCAAAtggaaaaagaaataaaagataataacCAAGAAGCACAGGAAATTATTCACGAGAAGGAACCAGATCAAAAACTTGCCAAAAAGTTCAGCTCTGACGCAAAATCTTCGCAACggaataaagaaataaaagataataaacaaaagtcaCAGAATATTGTATACGAGAAGAAACCAGACCATAAACATGACAAGAAGTTCAGCTCTGACGCAAAATCTTCGCTGCGGGATAATgaattaaaagataataaacaaaagtcaCAGGAAATTGTACACGAGAAGAGTGCAGACCACAAACGTGGAAAGCAGTTGAGCTCATCATCATTTGACACCAAACGAGTGCACGACAGAGATCGCGATCGAGATCGTGATCGAAGCAGACGTCgcagtcggagtcggagtagAAGTCGCACTCGTGAGCGATGTCGCAGCCGGAATATGGAGGAAAACAGGCATGCAAAAACAAGGGAATTCCAAAGAAGTCGTCGCAGTCGTTCACGTTCTGCCTCCCGTTCCCGCTCTAGCcatagaaacaacaacaagactgGGTAAGCTTAGTTAGCAAACGCAgaacatatattatattgattATAAACTTACCTTAATCGATTTCAGTCATCGCAACAGTTCTCGGGAACATGAGTCAAAATCATCGACAAACGAAAAGCGCAATAAACAAAAGACTATGGAGTCACTTTTCGGTAAGACACCAAAGCAGAATAGTCCAATCATGGAGATAGACACAGAACAAAAAGCTAAAGTAATGGAAAAGATGTTGGCCAATGCGGAACCTTTTACACCCATAGAGCTGTACACTCCGCAAAGCCAAATCACAGCTGGAAACAAGGCAACCAGCgacaaacaagcaacaagcaaacaacaaacagaggaagaagttaataattattttgtgagCAATGTGAAAGATATTAAATTAGAAGACGCTCCCAACGATATCGAAGAGATTGACGCAAAGAAACCAGCTACTAAAAGTGAAGATCAATCCACAGATGCAGCTGAGCAGATTCCTGGTCTGGGTTTAATAAATGAAGAATATCTAGATGGGTCTGAATCAAAAGAAAAGTTGGAAGACGCTGAAATTAAAGCAACTGAGCCAGGTTTTGACAATGATGGTAAAACCTCACGACAAGAGAATGAACGAACGCCAAGCGAATCAATTAAACCAGCTAATGAGAACGAAGAAGAAACCAAAGAAACAGTTGAACATATTCCTGGTctagatttaataaataactcaCAGCAATCTGAGGTTAAATCAATTGATCAAATAGAATTTTCTGAGTACGCTAAATATAAGGCAACTCACAATGAAGATCAAACCACAATAGCAATTGAAAAGATTCCAGGCCTGGATTTAATTACTGATGATTATCAAGATGGGACTGAATCGAAAGATAATGATATTCTTGAGATGAAGACAACTATAAATAAAGACGAAGCCacaaaagtaaatgaaaagaTTCTTGaccaaaattttataattgagaAAAAACAAGCAGTGGTAGaatcatttgaaaaattagaaaacatcCCCAATGATATCGCTGAGATTAAGGCAACTAAACCAGCTGCTGAGAGTGAAGGTGAAAGCACACGACATCCGCTTGAACAAACGCCAGCGACTGATATCAAAGTAATTGAACAGATTCCTGGTCTGGATTTAATAACTTGCGTTTCCAATCATATCCCCGAAAATGAGCCAACTAAACCAGTGACTGAAACTGAAGATGAATCTACAAGGACAATTAAACAGATTCCTGGTCTGGACATAATAATTGATGAACTACATAACGTTCTCAATGATATTGCTGAGATTAAGGAAACTGAAAATGAAGATCTAACTACTGAAGCAAATGAACAAAACCGTGGACTAgaaataaaaactaacaaGTATCAAGCTGgagatattttaattgctcAACTAGAACGTGTTTCCAATGATACTCTTGAGATTAAGACAACtgcaaatatagaaaataccaaaaaaacagttaaaataATTCCAGGGCAGAATTTATTAACTAAGGAAGATCTAGCTGAGTCTAAATCAATTGAAGATTTACAAGACGCTTCCAATGATTTCGCTGAAATTAAGGCAACTAAACCAACTACTGAGAATGAAGATCAAACCTTACGACAAACTGCAACTGAAGAAGAATCGAAAgtaattgataataaaaaaatggatGAACAGTTAACCGGAACTGAAAATAAACAGACAAAACCCAGCTGTAATGAAATCGAATCCAATGATGAAAAGGTTTCAaggaataaaacaaaaaaatcaccGATTATAGAAGCAAagcttaaaaatgtaattcaagTTATAAAAGAAACTGAGGAAATTGATAAAGTAAATCTACAATCGAAGGAAGAGTCCAATAACAGCGATAAACAATCAATATCCTGcttaaaactaattgaatcAGAAGCTGAAAACGTTATGAGAAGAGCAAATGACACTTTAGTGGTTATAGAAGCACCTTCAGATGATAATAATGCTACGCCCGAGTGTCAGGTCCTTCCCCCTAACGGTGTTCAAATTATTGAAGACATTCGCCTTCCTGTTATGATGGATATAGAGCATATTGCTTTAAGCGTAGACTGGCAAAGTGACAAAGATGAGGATGATGGTTTAGAAAGCGAAAGAGACaaagaagtttatttaattgctgcTGAGAAAGCCGAAGAAAACAGTGATGAAGACCAATTGAAACCGATGGAATCTGATAAGGAGATAGAAATATCACCAGAAAATCCGACTGCAGATTCCGAAGATGTGCAGGCAATAGCAATCAATGAAAGCGAACTCGAGTCGAATGTTGAGGTCGATACAACATTGTTACCAAAACCATCGATTGTGACTAATATTGTAATGTATGCCCAGCCCGATTCAACAAAGATCGATCACAACGAAGACGATCCTGTAGTTGAGGCAGTTGAGAGTCTGTTAATACCAGACGATATAATGGCAAAGTCACTGGACTTAGGTTTGAGTTTTGAAATGGATAATATTGAGCTGACACTGGAGCAGCTACATCAGCAATCTCACGATGATGAGCAGCCTGATGAAGCCACCGTTACGTCCACGTCTATGAAGGCTCCCAAACAGGATCTCATCGCAATTCTAACGCAATCTCCAGTGCAGCAGCCACCTGCTAATGTAAGTCCATATCCCACTAAATTGAAGACCAAAGCTAAGAAAACAGGTGCACGCTCAGCCAGCGAAAGAACAACGcctataaaaaataaggaGTGCAGCTTAACACCAGAAAATGCCGAGAAGACACCACTGAAAAAGCGCAAACTTAATTTAGACGATGAAACAGAGAGTCAAGTGGTGCCCCAGACGCCACCTGATTCGGTAAAGACAACTACTCCGTCACCACAACATGTCACCATTGATGAGACGCTCAATGCCAGCGACATAGACAATAACCACAGTGTCAAAAGCAACTCATCCATTATAACCAAGCGCTGCTCCCTCGGCCAAAGTGACTATCAATTCGAGCGGATTAATGACGAGGTTGTGCTACGTGTTACACGTCGTGGACGACGCCGACGGGCAGCTCCATCAGCTGCAGATAAcaacatataataaataaaaacatgtatttttaaagttgtcaGATATACAGCAATGGATTTGCTGctgcatataaaatattagatTTATCTTAGTTTAAAGAAAATGTGATTGGAATTGTATatcaattaaacttttaatttatttaactactACAGTgaactattaaattttgttaatatctGGATTGATAGTGCATAACTTCGGTTCTCAGTTCAGCGATTTTTGAGTGCAAGGAATCTTCTGTTAATGTAGATGAActatggaaaatatttatataagaattgaattttcataattgaatacaaaaatgttattttaaatgtataattatcgtgaatgtataataattttattaaatttatcatttacTTCAAGACTGTCATGAATTTGTAAAATCGTGTTTAAAGTTCACAATTCAGTATCACCCTTGAGTAGAAACAggaatgtttttaattgtctTATAAAGAGTGTAtaagatattaatataaaattttactgACAGGACACTTACAATATGAACGCATCATAAGGTTAGATTTTGAAGTCTTGAAGTAAACGAGGGATTTATTATATGAGAGGAACATACTTAACTGCATTCAGTAAAATACTAGAGCCATCTGGTCATGATTTATCCATTGCTTAGCAGCAGCACAATTTACCTCCGAGCTCAACCAACCAAGAGTAAACGCAGATCCAAAAGTAAATGCCAAGAACTGTGGGCAGGatggaaaaatgtatttaaaacataaaaatctcCAATTGTGTCTGAagatatttacttaaaataattatttcgaCAATATACATTGGAATGTCGTTGTATCCATTTATAACTTGAATTACGATAGCGACTATAATGAACACCATGCGAATGATTGCAGTTATCAGATAAGTTATTACCAGCTGATATTTTTGCTACAAAATGAGAATAATCAGTAAATTCCAAATTGGGGCTAAgactttttttaaacttaccaCAAATATTGAAACAATTATAAGTATGCATCcaataatatgaataaaataacagAGTGGCATGACAAATCTGAAAATCGCATCATTGGCCAATGCTGTGTATTATATTTACCATTAGCaagagaaatatatttatttgtatatagtgGAATTAACAATATACCTCCTGATAGAAAGTATCCCAATACTCCTAGTAATATATCGATGATAGCTATGATAAGCATTCCCCATTTTAGCTCAATTAAGCCAATAAACTTCTTCACGGTAATCATCGTCAATAGATTACGAAATATATCTTTcttggttaaattttaaaatatttgttcagtAGTTAAGAGTGCACAGTTTGTTTGATATAATAATGATGAATAAACTGTCTGAATGAGCAACGCTAGCTTGATTTTATAACATGGGAATCCTTTGTTCGATATAGGGAAAAGTGCCTGAATGCTCAAAGCTTGCTTCATAAACTAACATAGAAAGctcaatatttttcaaattacttccaattttttcacttttattcttGCCGACTTTTGGttcgaaaatttatttatatgaaagttaaataataaaaatattagcaaATTAATTCTTGCTGTATTTGAAAAAAGTTGTAGGATCGTTAGGGcgacgttgctgttgctgcacttGGCTCAATTCTTGACGAGGTTTCGAGAGCTTTGTACCAAGAATAGGCACAGAACCAAAAGTAAAAGCTGAACGCTGTGAGGAAAGTGTTTATTtcgatttaattgaaaacttaataaattgtacataaaaaaagacttaccaaaaatcaaatatcCTAATATGCAATGTGGGCTGTGAAAGGAGTCCATTATATTATGCCACAAAAAAGTAAGTGAAGAATAGATGAGTCGTATATTGACCGTTATCAGATATGAAAAGACGAGAAATTTGTAATTCTATCaatggaaaaagtgtcaaattatttaaatttgtaatttgaaattaattctttGTACCTTAAACACAGAAATGATTATCAAAGTGCAGCTCGTAATGTGAACAATGTAGACAGAAAGTGCTAATGGATTAATGTCCATAAGCTGTAGTCCTGTGAGTGATCATCTTTAGCAATTCGAAATGTACAGTTCTAACGAAAtgaattatttactttttgaatCGAAAATTCCAAAGCAACATATTGCAATATCGATAATAGCGATTAAAAGTATACCCCATTTTAGACCAAGGCAGCACAGAATTCTATCAAttgtaaacatattttatttttatttaatttttttttgacaaaaaacacttttaatttgtaaaatttaaaaacaaaagttttgagcAAGCAAAGAAAACATGCTAAATTatgatgaaaatattttaaatatttcattaaagatattttattgatatttaaatattttgtttgaagtttaataaataatttttgtaataaacaacaagtaaaatttaactactATAAGCCTATTTGGATTTTAGGCCTGTTTAGCCTTTTCTTCGCCCAACAAGAAGCGCTTTACGATGGGAATCTTGAAGACCGGCACTGAGAGCAGTGCACCCAAACAGGCGCCAATCCAGTAAACGATGATGTGCTCCAGATTGCTGTGGCCACGGCAGCCCCATTTGAGAGCTGTTGCCAGCACGGGATTAAAGTAGCCGCCGGAGAAGTTGAAGGCTGCAAGCAGGGCATAATTAAAAGCGTAAACTTTTTGAGAGGACATGGGAGCAATTGGAAGCCACGTTGATCACGGGCGAGTACTTACCTGCCACCACCAGGCTGGTGCCGATAAAGGAATCAATGTAGCTACTAAACTTGGGCTCCTTCAAGCTCAGTGTCTTCGAAGCCAGTCGGCAGAGCAGCGTGGCCACGCCCTCAATGGCAGCGCCCACATATGGGCTGAC harbors:
- the LOC117783368 gene encoding rho-associated protein kinase 2 isoform X1 encodes the protein MGDDLDIYNDLDDFQESEEQKSKVLQAWETKFADAQVEINNYLALIKALEKKIKTMEVNFQNLLDTAKAEIKRKDTLITQLRKEKDDICFRRKRPNNFAQVSNPSVSNPSVSNSSVSNPSVTNPFKQTQRQEPKRFKLEETVGASDVVYSSNKWDKELQDDKKKTQETVQEKKTDHKRGEQFNSEAKSSQRNKEIKDNKQKSQNIVYEKKPDHKHDKKFSSDAKSSLRDNELKDNKQKSQEIVHEKSADHKRGKQLSSSSFDTKRVHDRDRDRDRDRSRRRSRSRSRSRTRERCRSRNMEENRHAKTREFQRSRRSRSRSASRSRSSHRNNNKTGFSHRNSSREHESKSSTNEKRNKQKTMESLFGKTPKQNSPIMEIDTEQKAKVMEKMLANAEPFTPIELYTPQSQITAGNKATSDKQATSKQQTEEEVNNYFVSNVKDIKLEDAPNDIEEIDAKKPATKSEDQSTDAAEQIPGLGLINEEYLDGSESKEKLEDAEIKATEPGFDNDGKTSRQENERTPSESIKPANENEEETKETVEHIPGLDLINNSQQSEVKSIDQIEFSEYAKYKATHNEDQTTIAIEKIPGLDLITDDYQDGTESKDNDILEMKTTINKDEATKVNEKILDQNFIIEKKQAVVESFEKLENIPNDIAEIKATKPAAESEGESTRHPLEQTPATDIKVIEQIPGLDLITCVSNHIPENEPTKPVTETEDESTRTIKQIPGLDIIIDELHNVLNDIAEIKETENEDLTTEANEQNRGLEIKTNKYQAGDILIAQLERVSNDTLEIKTTANIENTKKTVKIIPGQNLLTKEDLAESKSIEDLQDASNDFAEIKATKPTTENEDQTLRQTATEEESKVIDNKKMDEQLTGTENKQTKPSCNEIESNDEKVSRNKTKKSPIIEAKLKNVIQVIKETEEIDKVNLQSKEESNNSDKQSISCLKLIESEAENVMRRANDTLVVIEAPSDDNNATPECQVLPPNGVQIIEDIRLPVMMDIEHIALSVDWQSDKDEDDGLESERDKEVYLIAAEKAEENSDEDQLKPMESDKEIEISPENPTADSEDVQAIAINESELESNVEVDTTLLPKPSIVTNIVMYAQPDSTKIDHNEDDPVVEAVESLLIPDDIMAKSLDLGLSFEMDNIELTLEQLHQQSHDDEQPDEATVTSTSMKAPKQDLIAILTQSPVQQPPANVSPYPTKLKTKAKKTGARSASERTTPIKNKECSLTPENAEKTPLKKRKLNLDDETESQVVPQTPPDSVKTTTPSPQHVTIDETLNASDIDNNHSVKSNSSIITKRCSLGQSDYQFERINDEVVLRVTRRGRRRRAAPSAADNNI